Proteins encoded together in one Onychomys torridus chromosome 1, mOncTor1.1, whole genome shotgun sequence window:
- the LOC118591771 gene encoding LOW QUALITY PROTEIN: killer cell immunoglobulin-like receptor 3DL1 (The sequence of the model RefSeq protein was modified relative to this genomic sequence to represent the inferred CDS: inserted 1 base in 1 codon), which yields MGIHDKPTLSAWPSYVVPQGHHEELQCDSHSDCYIFKLYKKHGDLISQFHDRIFQKNLNLGPVTPAYSGAYRCYSYNHQCSNELSVHSDPLNIIVSGIYRKPFLLALPNPLVNSEEKVTLKCHSVIMFDNFILXSAKNKIIKDSFQISVESHFGGSHANLSIGPVTPDHAGTYTCYGSYNHTPYEWSESSDPVDIKVTGKRKKQSWSSLMGPVVMSGENMILSCISDHQFDMFHLSRGGVPQGHGLPAVQSHSGTFKANFLLGPVIQKGNYRCCGSYSNSSRVWSSPSDLLYLPATRNCTSCTEPDSKTYNHRILHILIGLSVSMILVFLIILLYSCCSVKKSKSQEQASDSIMDQDSEVRTTLNIQDPERQEVQEVTYLKFEQMIFKQKLTIPNSQIPKEFSTDPTVYTKIKK from the exons ATGG GAATTCATGACAAGCCTACACTGTCTGCCTGGCCAAGCTATGTTGTTCCCCAGGGACACCATGAAGAACTTCAATGTGACTCTCATAGTGACTGTTATATATTCAAGCTGTACAAAAAACATGGAGATCTTATCTCTCAATTCCATGACAGAATATTCCAGAAGAACCTTAACTTGGGCCCTGTGACCCCAGCATATTCAGGAGCCTATAGATGCTATAGTTACAATCATCAATGCTCTAATGAACTCTCAGTACACAGTGACCCTCTGAACATCATAGTTTCAG GAATCTATAGGAAGCCTTTCCTCTTGGCCCTACCAAATCCCCTGGTAAATTCAGAAGAGAAGGTGACCCTGAAGTGTCACTCAGTGATTATGTTTGACAACTTCATTT ACTCTGCAAAAAATAAGATAATCAAGGACTCTTTCCAGATTTCTGTAGAATCTCATTTTGGGGGGTCCCATGCCAACTTGTCAATAGGTCCTGTGACACCTGACCATGCTGGGACGTACACATGCTATGGTTCTTACAATCACACACCATATGAGTGGTCAGAATCCAGTGACCCTGTTGACATAAAGGTCACAGGTAAGAGG AAGAAACAATCTTGGTCATCTCTGATGGGCCCTGTGGTGATGTCAGGAGAGAACATGATCTTGTCCTGCATCTCTGACCATCAGTTTGACATGTTCCATTTGTCCAGGGGAGGGGTGCCTCAGGGGCATGGGCTGCCTGCAGTGCAGAGCCACAGTGGGACGTTCAAGGCCAACTTCCTTCTTGGTCCTGTGATCCAGAAAGGGAACTATAGATGCTGTGGCTCTTACAGTAACTCTTCCCGTGTGTGGTCATCCCCAAGTGACCTCTTGTACCTTCCTG CAACAAGAAATTGCACTTCTTGCACAGAGCCAGACTCCAAAACTT ATAACCACAGGATCCTGCATATTCTGATTGGACTGTCAGTGTCCATGATCCTTGTCTTCCTCATCATCCTCCTTTATTCTTGTTGCTCCGTCAAAAAGAGTAAGTCTCAGGAACAAGCCAGTGACT CCATCATGGACCAAGACTCTGAAGTGAGAACAACACTGAACATACAG GATCCTGAAAGACAAGAAGTGCAGGAGGTGACATACTTAAAATTTGAGCAGATGATCTTCAAACAAAAATTGACCATTCCTAATTCCCAGATTCCCAAGGAATTTTCCACAGATCCCACTGTGTacacaaaaatcaagaaataa